One part of the Thermoanaerobacterium sp. CMT5567-10 genome encodes these proteins:
- the fabD gene encoding ACP S-malonyltransferase encodes MKIAFIYPGQGAQYAGMGKEIYDNFSEAREVFEEANDSLGYNIARLCFEGPDEELMKTENTQPAILTVSIALTKVLSNKGIKADVTAGLSLGEYSALVYSGVLSFKDAVKLVKKRGEYMQNAVPIGIGGMAAIIGLDNETVENICCDVKDVGIVEPANYNCPGQLSIAGEIKALEKAVELAKAKGAKKAVMLPVSAPFHCSMLKEAGIKLEGDLKQIYTYDMSVPVITNVTADYLKMDEVKKMLVKQVSSPVLWEQSIRKMIEDEVDTFVEIGPGKTLTGFMKRIDKTKKALNFEDMGTLVKLLSSLEVN; translated from the coding sequence ATGAAAATTGCATTTATTTATCCAGGTCAAGGTGCGCAATATGCTGGAATGGGAAAAGAAATCTATGATAACTTTAGTGAAGCAAGAGAAGTTTTTGAAGAAGCTAATGATTCATTAGGATATAATATTGCAAGACTTTGCTTTGAAGGCCCCGATGAAGAACTTATGAAGACGGAAAACACTCAACCAGCTATTTTGACGGTAAGCATTGCGTTGACAAAAGTTTTGTCAAATAAAGGTATAAAGGCAGATGTGACTGCTGGTTTAAGTTTAGGAGAATACAGTGCACTTGTATATTCAGGTGTACTATCGTTTAAGGATGCAGTGAAGCTTGTAAAAAAGAGAGGCGAATATATGCAAAATGCTGTTCCTATAGGAATCGGAGGAATGGCAGCAATTATAGGACTTGATAATGAAACTGTAGAAAACATATGCTGTGATGTAAAAGATGTTGGAATTGTGGAGCCGGCAAATTATAATTGTCCAGGTCAGTTATCAATAGCAGGTGAAATTAAAGCATTAGAAAAGGCTGTTGAACTAGCTAAGGCAAAAGGTGCGAAAAAAGCTGTTATGCTTCCAGTAAGTGCTCCATTCCACTGCAGCATGCTTAAAGAAGCTGGCATTAAGTTAGAAGGAGATTTGAAACAAATCTATACATATGATATGTCTGTTCCTGTCATAACTAATGTTACTGCAGACTACCTGAAGATGGATGAAGTGAAGAAGATGTTGGTAAAACAGGTAAGCAGTCCTGTTTTGTGGGAACAATCTATACGAAAAATGATTGAAGATGAGGTAGATACATTTGTTGAGATAGGTCCAGGTAAAACTCTGACAGGATTCATGAAAAGGATAGATAAGACCAAAAAAGCGTTAAATTTTGAAGATATGGGTACGCTTGTTAAACTTCTATCGAGTTTGGAGGTAAATTAA
- the fabG gene encoding 3-oxoacyl-[acyl-carrier-protein] reductase, with protein MEREIKTALVTGGGRGIGKAIALKLAEDGYNVVINYSKSSKDADDTVLEAKKFGVDAYAIKCDISDFREVEKMVDDIIKRYGNIDVVVNNAGITKDNLILRMSEEDWDNVIDINLKGTFNVIKFVSKYMIKRRKGKIINISSVVGIVGNAGQANYASSKAGIIGLTKSLAKELASRGITVNAVAPGFIETDMTKILSDSVKSAMINSIPLKRAGKPQDIANVVSFLASNASDYITGQVINVDGGMVM; from the coding sequence ATGGAAAGGGAAATAAAAACAGCATTAGTGACAGGAGGCGGAAGAGGGATAGGCAAGGCTATCGCCTTAAAACTAGCAGAAGATGGTTACAATGTCGTCATTAATTATTCAAAAAGTTCAAAAGATGCTGATGATACAGTTTTAGAAGCCAAGAAATTCGGTGTAGACGCATATGCAATTAAATGTGATATTTCTGATTTTAGAGAAGTTGAAAAAATGGTGGATGATATCATAAAAAGATATGGCAATATAGATGTTGTAGTTAACAATGCCGGAATTACAAAAGACAATTTGATTCTTCGAATGTCAGAAGAAGATTGGGATAATGTGATAGATATAAATTTAAAAGGGACTTTTAATGTAATAAAATTTGTTTCTAAGTATATGATAAAAAGAAGAAAAGGCAAAATTATAAATATATCCTCAGTAGTAGGTATTGTTGGAAATGCTGGACAGGCGAATTATGCATCATCAAAGGCGGGAATTATTGGATTGACAAAATCTTTGGCTAAAGAATTAGCATCGCGCGGCATTACAGTCAATGCAGTTGCGCCAGGTTTTATTGAAACAGATATGACAAAAATATTAAGTGATTCTGTAAAATCTGCAATGATAAATTCAATTCCATTAAAAAGAGCAGGAAAACCACAGGATATAGCAAATGTTGTGTCTTTTCTTGCTAGCAATGCTTCAGATTATATTACAGGACAAGTAATTAATGTTGACGGAGGAATGGTAATGTAA
- the acpP gene encoding acyl carrier protein, which produces MEFEKIRDIIVEQLGVDPEEVTMESSFIDDLGADSLDIVELIMALEEEFDVEIPDEDAEKIKTVGDVVEYLKNLEK; this is translated from the coding sequence ATGGAATTTGAAAAAATTAGAGATATTATTGTAGAGCAATTAGGCGTAGATCCAGAAGAAGTTACTATGGAATCATCTTTTATAGATGACCTTGGAGCAGATTCATTAGATATTGTTGAATTAATTATGGCACTTGAGGAAGAATTTGATGTTGAAATTCCTGATGAAGATGCGGAAAAAATTAAAACTGTTGGTGATGTAGTGGAGTATTTGAAAAATCTTGAAAAATAA
- the fabF gene encoding beta-ketoacyl-ACP synthase II, with protein sequence MNRVVITGIGAITPIGNSIDELWDSLINGRSGIDKITRFDVSLYPTKLAAEVKDFEPTEYIDKKEAKRMDRFTQFALASAKMALIDSGLDLEKEDLDRIGVIYGSGIGGIETLENQQNILKEKGPGRVSPFFVPMMIADMAAGLISITFGLKGHNETIVNACASSTNAIGDAFKVIERGDADVIVTGGSEAAITPLAIAGFCSMKAMSTNDDPKTACRPFDANRDGFIMGEGSATLILESLEHAIKRGAKIYCEIVGYGATADAYHITAPAPEGAGASRAMKLALKDADIIPEDIDYINAHGTSTEYNDKYETMAIKNVFGQHAYKLKVSSTKSMTGHMLGASGAVEAVATVLAIKNGIVPPTINYETPDPECDLDYVPNKALEMEINYALSNSFGFGGHNATLVFKKY encoded by the coding sequence ATGAACAGGGTTGTAATAACTGGTATAGGAGCTATAACTCCAATTGGAAATAGTATAGATGAGCTGTGGGATTCACTTATTAATGGCAGGTCTGGAATTGATAAAATCACGAGATTTGATGTTTCCTTATATCCTACGAAATTAGCAGCCGAAGTAAAAGATTTTGAACCAACTGAATATATAGATAAAAAAGAAGCAAAAAGAATGGACAGATTTACACAATTTGCGTTGGCATCTGCAAAAATGGCTTTGATTGATTCTGGACTTGACTTAGAGAAAGAGGATCTAGATAGAATAGGAGTTATATATGGATCTGGAATAGGCGGTATAGAGACATTAGAAAATCAGCAAAATATACTAAAAGAGAAAGGTCCTGGTAGAGTAAGTCCGTTTTTTGTTCCAATGATGATAGCAGATATGGCTGCAGGACTAATATCTATTACTTTTGGTCTTAAAGGACATAATGAGACAATAGTTAACGCTTGTGCTTCCAGTACAAACGCCATAGGTGATGCCTTCAAGGTTATTGAAAGAGGCGATGCTGATGTAATTGTAACAGGCGGAAGCGAAGCTGCTATAACACCTCTAGCAATTGCAGGATTTTGTTCGATGAAAGCAATGTCTACAAATGATGATCCTAAAACAGCATGTAGACCTTTCGACGCCAATAGAGATGGTTTTATAATGGGGGAAGGCTCTGCGACGCTTATACTTGAATCGTTAGAGCATGCTATAAAAAGAGGTGCAAAAATTTACTGTGAAATTGTAGGATATGGAGCTACTGCTGATGCATATCATATTACGGCTCCAGCGCCTGAAGGTGCGGGTGCATCGAGGGCGATGAAACTAGCTTTAAAGGATGCTGACATTATTCCTGAAGATATAGATTATATTAATGCACATGGAACTTCTACAGAATACAATGACAAATATGAAACTATGGCAATTAAAAATGTATTTGGACAACATGCGTACAAGCTAAAAGTTAGTTCAACAAAATCTATGACTGGTCATATGCTTGGAGCATCGGGGGCTGTCGAAGCAGTAGCAACAGTACTTGCGATTAAGAATGGAATTGTTCCACCTACGATTAATTATGAGACGCCAGATCCTGAGTGTGATTTAGATTATGTTCCAAACAAGGCATTAGAAATGGAAATAAATTATGCTTTATCAAATTCATTTGGTTTTGGAGGACATAATGCTACATTAGTATTCAAAAAATATTGA
- the rnc gene encoding ribonuclease III, whose protein sequence is MEISNKYNNLEKNIGYVFNNKKLLKNALTHSSWANESKNTGISNERLEFLGDSVLSIIISEYLYKNRSDLEEGYLSKYRAEIVCEPSLARCAREIELGKYLLMGKGEEVTGGRNRESILADAMEALIAAIYLDSNLETISNIVLRLFSEIIKEVLSGLIYRDYKTKLQEVTQKMGSGKINYKLTDEFGPDHNKMFVIEVYVGENMLGRGMGRSKKEAEQYAAMEALNKMGLTK, encoded by the coding sequence ATGGAAATCAGTAATAAATATAATAATCTAGAGAAAAACATAGGTTATGTTTTTAACAACAAAAAATTGCTTAAAAATGCGTTGACACATAGTTCGTGGGCCAATGAAAGCAAAAATACAGGTATAAGCAATGAAAGATTAGAATTTTTAGGCGATTCTGTTTTAAGCATAATAATTAGTGAGTATCTGTACAAAAACAGAAGCGACTTAGAAGAGGGATATTTATCTAAATACAGAGCAGAAATAGTTTGTGAACCTTCTCTTGCCAGATGTGCCAGAGAAATAGAGCTTGGTAAATACCTACTAATGGGAAAAGGTGAAGAAGTGACTGGTGGTCGTAACAGAGAGTCGATTCTTGCTGATGCTATGGAGGCATTGATAGCAGCCATTTACTTAGATTCAAATCTTGAAACCATAAGTAATATAGTTTTGAGGCTTTTTAGTGAAATAATAAAAGAAGTGTTAAGTGGACTTATATATCGTGATTATAAAACAAAGCTGCAAGAAGTTACGCAGAAAATGGGATCTGGCAAGATAAACTATAAACTTACAGATGAATTCGGCCCTGATCACAATAAAATGTTTGTCATAGAAGTTTATGTTGGTGAAAATATGCTTGGCAGAGGTATGGGAAGAAGTAAAAAGGAAGCTGAACAATATGCTGCCATGGAAGCTTTAAATAAGATGGGATTGACAAAATGA
- a CDS encoding elongator complex protein 3: MKDIYIIPIFIPHLGCPHKCIFCNQDEITGLKSTVDEEFVDNTIKEYLKTIPRESHIEVSFYGGSFTGIPLEKQKKFLRIAEKYINSGEIDAIRLSTRPDYIDETILENLKKYGVSIIELGVQSMDKEVLLKSLRGHTDEDVRKASRLIKQYGFTLGLQMMIGLPGDNRQKSLKTADEIISLQPEFVRIYPTLVVKGTYLEKMYRVGMYNPIDLEAAVELSKILYIKFKKNDIDVIRIGLQATDDINVNGDVVAGPFHPAFGQLVKSSIVKDILDSIFHNNNIKNGLVDIYTNPRSASIIIGQKRKNKIYLEKKYDIEIKLIQMADIPKDNVYIGFNGQLYKDSIENYINKATI; this comes from the coding sequence ATGAAAGATATTTATATTATACCAATTTTTATACCGCATTTAGGATGTCCACACAAATGCATATTTTGCAATCAAGATGAAATTACTGGTTTAAAGTCTACTGTTGATGAAGAATTTGTAGATAATACTATAAAAGAATATCTAAAAACTATACCAAGAGAATCGCATATTGAAGTCTCTTTTTATGGCGGAAGTTTTACAGGAATACCTTTAGAGAAACAAAAAAAATTTTTAAGAATAGCTGAAAAGTACATTAATTCAGGCGAAATTGATGCGATACGCCTTTCAACAAGACCTGACTATATAGATGAAACTATTCTTGAAAATTTAAAAAAATACGGTGTTTCGATTATAGAACTTGGCGTACAAAGCATGGACAAAGAGGTATTGCTGAAAAGCCTAAGAGGTCATACGGATGAAGATGTTAGGAAAGCTTCAAGATTAATAAAGCAATATGGTTTTACATTAGGGCTACAAATGATGATAGGCTTGCCTGGAGATAACAGGCAGAAATCGTTAAAAACGGCTGATGAAATAATTTCTCTGCAGCCGGAATTTGTAAGGATTTACCCGACTCTTGTTGTAAAAGGTACTTATCTTGAAAAGATGTACAGAGTTGGTATGTACAATCCGATTGATCTGGAAGCTGCTGTAGAATTATCAAAAATACTGTATATAAAATTTAAAAAAAATGATATAGATGTGATTAGAATCGGGTTACAAGCGACAGACGATATTAATGTTAATGGAGACGTCGTGGCAGGGCCCTTTCACCCGGCATTTGGGCAATTGGTTAAATCATCAATTGTAAAAGATATTTTAGATAGTATATTTCATAATAACAATATAAAAAATGGATTAGTAGATATTTATACTAATCCAAGATCAGCGTCGATTATAATTGGACAAAAGAGGAAAAATAAGATTTATCTAGAGAAAAAATATGATATAGAAATAAAATTAATTCAAATGGCTGATATTCCAAAAGATAATGTATATATAGGGTTTAATGGCCAATTATATAAAGATTCGATAGAAAACTACATAAATAAAGCCACTATATAA
- a CDS encoding stage V sporulation protein S — protein MEVLKVSAKSQPKSVAGALAAVLRDKSVAEIQAVGAGAVNQAVKAIAIARGFVAPNGIDLITIPAFSEIEIEGETRTAIKFIVEPR, from the coding sequence GTGGAGGTTCTAAAAGTATCAGCTAAATCTCAACCTAAATCTGTAGCAGGAGCGTTGGCAGCAGTTTTAAGAGACAAGTCTGTGGCTGAAATACAGGCTGTTGGAGCTGGAGCCGTAAATCAAGCTGTTAAAGCGATAGCAATCGCAAGAGGATTTGTGGCACCTAATGGTATAGATTTAATTACTATACCTGCTTTTTCAGAGATAGAAATAGAAGGGGAGACCCGGACAGCTATAAAGTTCATAGTTGAGCCAAGATAA
- the smc gene encoding chromosome segregation protein SMC: MFLKRLEIIGFKSFADKVILNFEKGITAIVGPNGSGKSNISDAVRLVLGEQSIKSLRGNKLEDVIFVGTEKRKPLSFAEVNLTLDNSDHTLPLDFTEVVITRKIFRSGESEFYINKTQCRLKDVFELFMDTGIGRDGYSIIGQGKIDEILVSRPEDRRQIFEEASGISKYKYKKEEALKKLIATNENINRINDILCELQNQLEPLYEQKEKAEMYTKLQEEKKRVDITIHYFEVEELFKKLNNLKEEQDIIEKEILKFQSEIENRKKTLDNEESEINNLKKELDINKEDYFNSLNDIETINGKIDLLNEKIKNSQENIDRLKKSLDEGKTKSTTILKDIENIKNDIKRIESRKMELEANLIDLTSKYDTIKEESNIKQMEVETAKEDIVDILNEVAENKNNLSTTEIMRDNLLEKLNELNKTQEKLFGNINNKKEEIIKISSNIQSLKEEIKKLYSEKNSVETDLDALENEIKIRNEEYGRMLNEYNSNLSRLKVLREMDRDYEGYSYSIKNLMKYVETDNKVKQNVLGVVGELIKVKSEHSLAIEIALGSAIQDVITKTTDDAKDLISILKKNNFGRATFLPLDNISYKSFDQSLDNVDGVVGLASDIIEYDKRIEKAIKFILGRVIITRDIDTALLLTRKFKNQYKIVTLKGEVINPGGSITGGSINHKSQNILKRKEDIKYASKRCDKLEKDLKELEKSKEGLMRKTELIKEKLDNLSKDINNREIIFAEYTKNKATLESEIEKLSAIIKDNEIEKSQIEEAIENYNKEIESYKDKISILSEKKSSLDKIIKDYKDNRDNNNGLLNKLEAEITNLKIELARYEQNLQNDISKLNEKQLEYENTIKYISEIESSLNKYESSKITYEEAKQKSIEENVALNDKLKLTSNKIQKLEDMLNQKVDKNNDAKNELIILEKEHSKRLEKERRLDLNIQKIEMEIENIKNRLWEDYEITIGNAKSYLIDESISTLRQRSLKLAAMIRDLGVVNLNSIEEYRNVKERFDFLKRQYDDLVDARNSLNSIIDETNKIIKIKFKDNFELIEAQFKETFKKLFGGGRAELILTNPDDLLNTGIEINVQPPGKKLQNISLLSGGEKALVAISLLFAMILIRPTPFCILDEIDAALDDANVDRFASYLKELSKNSQFIVVTHRKGTMSVADTLYGVTMQEKGVSKLLSLKLETA, from the coding sequence ATGTTTTTAAAAAGATTAGAAATAATAGGATTTAAATCTTTTGCTGATAAAGTCATATTAAATTTTGAGAAGGGAATAACGGCAATAGTTGGTCCAAATGGAAGTGGCAAAAGCAACATATCAGATGCTGTAAGGCTTGTTTTAGGGGAACAGAGCATTAAAAGCTTGAGAGGTAATAAATTAGAAGATGTTATATTTGTCGGTACAGAGAAGAGAAAGCCTTTAAGTTTTGCTGAAGTAAATTTGACACTTGATAATAGCGATCACACGCTGCCACTGGATTTTACGGAAGTCGTCATTACCAGAAAAATATTCAGATCTGGTGAAAGTGAATTTTATATTAATAAAACTCAGTGCAGATTGAAAGACGTGTTTGAATTGTTTATGGATACGGGAATTGGAAGAGATGGATATTCTATCATTGGTCAAGGTAAAATAGACGAGATATTGGTATCACGACCAGAAGATAGAAGACAAATTTTTGAAGAAGCATCTGGAATATCAAAGTACAAATACAAGAAAGAAGAAGCTTTAAAGAAGTTGATTGCTACTAACGAAAACATAAATAGAATAAATGATATATTATGTGAGCTTCAAAATCAATTAGAACCGCTATATGAGCAAAAAGAAAAAGCTGAAATGTATACAAAGTTGCAAGAAGAGAAAAAACGAGTAGATATAACAATACATTATTTTGAAGTAGAGGAATTGTTTAAAAAGCTAAATAATCTTAAAGAAGAACAAGATATTATTGAAAAAGAGATATTAAAATTTCAATCAGAAATTGAAAATCGAAAGAAAACTCTTGATAATGAAGAATCAGAAATCAACAATTTGAAGAAAGAATTAGATATAAACAAAGAAGATTATTTTAATTCTCTAAATGATATAGAAACTATAAATGGGAAAATAGACCTTTTAAATGAAAAAATTAAAAATAGTCAAGAAAATATAGATAGGTTAAAAAAATCATTAGATGAAGGAAAAACTAAATCTACCACAATATTGAAAGACATAGAGAATATTAAAAATGATATAAAGAGAATAGAATCAAGAAAGATGGAATTGGAGGCTAATCTAATTGATCTGACTTCGAAATATGATACGATAAAAGAAGAATCTAATATTAAGCAAATGGAAGTAGAGACAGCAAAGGAAGATATTGTAGACATTTTAAATGAGGTTGCGGAAAATAAGAATAATCTTTCAACTACTGAGATAATGAGAGATAACTTATTGGAAAAATTAAATGAATTAAACAAAACACAGGAGAAGTTGTTTGGCAATATAAACAATAAAAAAGAAGAAATAATTAAAATAAGTAGTAATATACAATCGCTTAAAGAAGAAATAAAAAAATTGTATAGTGAAAAGAATTCTGTTGAAACTGATTTAGATGCTTTAGAAAATGAAATCAAAATCAGAAATGAAGAATATGGAAGAATGCTAAATGAATATAATAGTAATTTATCAAGACTGAAAGTCTTAAGAGAAATGGACAGAGATTATGAAGGCTATAGCTACAGCATAAAGAACTTAATGAAATACGTTGAAACTGATAACAAAGTTAAGCAAAATGTATTAGGTGTTGTCGGTGAACTTATTAAAGTAAAAAGTGAACATTCATTGGCTATTGAAATAGCTTTAGGCTCAGCTATTCAAGATGTCATCACAAAAACTACAGATGATGCAAAAGATTTAATATCGATCTTAAAGAAAAACAATTTTGGAAGAGCGACATTTTTACCGCTTGATAATATAAGCTATAAATCATTTGATCAATCACTAGATAATGTCGATGGTGTTGTAGGATTGGCTTCTGATATAATAGAGTACGACAAAAGAATTGAGAAAGCTATAAAATTTATTCTAGGAAGGGTAATAATAACAAGGGATATTGATACGGCACTTTTACTGACAAGAAAATTTAAAAACCAATATAAAATAGTCACGTTAAAAGGCGAAGTTATAAATCCTGGAGGCTCAATAACTGGCGGAAGCATCAATCACAAATCTCAAAACATATTAAAACGCAAGGAAGACATTAAATATGCAAGTAAGAGATGTGATAAACTAGAAAAAGATTTGAAAGAATTGGAAAAGTCAAAAGAAGGCTTAATGAGAAAGACAGAGTTAATCAAGGAAAAGCTGGATAATTTATCAAAGGATATTAACAATAGAGAAATTATTTTTGCTGAATATACAAAGAACAAAGCGACTTTAGAGAGCGAAATAGAAAAATTATCTGCCATTATAAAAGATAACGAAATAGAAAAAAGTCAAATAGAAGAAGCTATAGAAAACTATAACAAAGAAATTGAAAGTTATAAAGATAAAATTTCTATCCTCAGTGAAAAAAAATCATCGCTAGACAAAATAATTAAAGACTACAAGGACAACCGTGATAATAATAATGGCTTGCTGAATAAGTTGGAGGCAGAAATTACAAATTTAAAGATAGAATTGGCAAGATATGAGCAAAATTTACAAAATGATATTTCTAAGTTAAATGAAAAACAATTAGAATATGAAAATACGATAAAATACATCAGTGAAATTGAAAGCAGCCTTAATAAGTACGAAAGTTCTAAAATAACGTATGAGGAAGCTAAACAAAAATCTATAGAGGAAAATGTCGCTTTAAATGATAAGTTAAAATTGACCAGTAACAAGATACAAAAACTTGAAGATATGTTGAATCAGAAAGTAGATAAAAACAATGATGCTAAAAATGAGTTAATTATTTTGGAGAAGGAACACTCAAAGAGATTAGAAAAAGAACGAAGGTTGGATTTAAATATTCAAAAGATTGAGATGGAAATAGAGAATATTAAAAATCGCCTTTGGGAAGATTATGAAATAACAATTGGAAATGCTAAATCCTACTTAATCGATGAAAGCATTTCAACGTTGAGGCAGCGTTCATTAAAACTTGCTGCAATGATAAGAGATTTGGGCGTAGTTAATTTAAATTCTATAGAAGAATATAGAAATGTGAAGGAAAGATTTGATTTTTTAAAAAGACAATATGATGATTTAGTAGATGCAAGAAATTCTCTTAACTCTATTATTGACGAGACAAATAAAATTATAAAAATAAAATTTAAAGATAATTTTGAATTAATTGAAGCCCAATTTAAAGAGACATTTAAAAAATTATTTGGTGGCGGACGTGCAGAATTGATTTTAACAAATCCAGATGATCTGTTGAATACCGGAATAGAAATCAATGTTCAGCCACCTGGCAAAAAATTGCAAAATATTTCTCTTTTATCTGGTGGTGAGAAAGCATTAGTTGCAATATCGTTATTATTTGCTATGATATTAATAAGACCTACTCCGTTTTGTATACTTGATGAGATTGATGCAGCACTTGACGATGCAAATGTGGACAGGTTTGCATCTTACTTGAAGGAACTATCTAAAAATTCACAGTTTATTGTTGTCACACATAGAAAAGGTACGATGTCTGTAGCTGATACTTTATATGGAGTTACTATGCAGGAAAAAGGTGTTTCAAAATTATTATCATTGAAATTAGAAACTGCTTAG
- the ftsY gene encoding signal recognition particle-docking protein FtsY, producing the protein MLNFFKKNKKEDANLEKDKKGLYQKLKDGLTRTRSNFTAKIDGILSLGRKIDDELFEELEEILILSDVGVITTEKIIDNIKIKAKEQKIKEADKIKDLLAEEIYNIMEANERPFNITSPALILIVGVNGVGKTTTIGKLANKYKNEGKKVLLVAADTFRAAAIDQLEVWASRNNCEIIRHEEGSDPASVVFDGIKAAKARGADIILCDTAGRLHNKKNLMEELKKIYRVAQREFDNANIETLLVLDATTGQNAVQQAKIFKEAVNVTGIILTKLDGTAKGGIVISIKSELDIPVRFIGVGEGIDDLQEFDSEKFVRALFE; encoded by the coding sequence ATGTTAAATTTCTTTAAGAAAAATAAAAAAGAAGATGCTAATTTAGAAAAAGACAAAAAAGGACTATATCAAAAATTAAAAGATGGGTTAACTAGGACAAGAAGTAATTTTACGGCAAAAATTGATGGCATTTTGTCTTTAGGAAGGAAAATAGACGACGAATTATTTGAAGAACTAGAAGAAATTTTAATTTTATCTGATGTTGGTGTAATCACGACTGAAAAAATTATAGATAATATTAAGATTAAAGCAAAGGAACAAAAAATAAAAGAAGCCGATAAGATAAAGGATCTACTTGCAGAAGAAATATACAACATCATGGAAGCTAATGAAAGACCATTCAATATAACATCTCCTGCTCTGATTTTAATTGTCGGAGTTAATGGTGTAGGTAAAACAACCACAATAGGTAAACTTGCCAATAAATATAAAAATGAAGGTAAAAAGGTCTTGCTTGTAGCTGCAGATACATTTAGAGCTGCAGCAATAGATCAATTAGAAGTTTGGGCAAGCAGAAATAATTGCGAAATAATAAGACATGAAGAAGGCTCTGATCCAGCATCAGTAGTATTTGATGGCATAAAAGCGGCAAAGGCGAGAGGTGCTGACATAATTTTGTGCGATACAGCAGGAAGGCTCCACAACAAAAAAAATCTCATGGAGGAACTAAAAAAAATATATAGAGTAGCTCAAAGAGAATTTGATAATGCAAATATTGAAACTTTATTAGTTTTAGATGCTACAACGGGTCAAAATGCGGTACAGCAAGCAAAAATCTTTAAAGAAGCAGTAAATGTAACAGGAATTATTTTGACGAAGCTTGATGGTACAGCAAAAGGCGGCATTGTAATATCGATAAAATCCGAACTTGATATACCAGTAAGGTTTATTGGCGTAGGAGAGGGAATTGACGACCTTCAAGAATTTGATTCAGAAAAATTTGTCAGAGCATTGTTTGAATGA
- a CDS encoding RNA polymerase sigma factor has translation MVKMDYPDLEYLCDRTWPLLFKYVYYRVNDMDDTNDIVQETYLRAIKNFGNVRDKKSFLPYLKSIARNIMIDKYRGKKISDIHFNEMNVEMLSDDIMLEEYVVNLEEKDRLYSCLLSLPEKYRIVIELRIIEGLSLKDCAKILGKSTSSIKNIQYRAIIKLRELMKKEALRNE, from the coding sequence ATGGTTAAAATGGATTATCCAGATCTTGAATATTTATGCGATAGAACATGGCCGTTATTATTTAAATATGTCTATTATAGAGTAAATGATATGGACGATACAAATGATATTGTTCAAGAAACGTATTTAAGAGCAATTAAAAACTTTGGAAACGTGCGGGATAAAAAATCCTTTTTGCCTTATTTAAAGAGCATTGCTAGGAATATTATGATAGATAAATACAGGGGAAAGAAAATAAGTGATATACATTTTAATGAAATGAATGTAGAGATGCTTTCTGATGACATAATGTTAGAAGAATATGTTGTAAATCTTGAAGAGAAAGATCGCCTTTATTCTTGCCTATTGTCTTTGCCTGAAAAATACAGGATAGTTATAGAACTTCGCATTATAGAAGGTCTCAGCTTAAAAGACTGCGCAAAGATATTGGGCAAGAGTACATCAAGCATAAAAAATATTCAGTATAGAGCAATAATTAAATTGCGTGAATTGATGAAAAAGGAGGCATTGCGAAATGAATAG